In the genome of Halapricum salinum, one region contains:
- a CDS encoding MarR family transcriptional regulator: MSETDGEAISDLPPSAKLVFKVLEYKGPLTQKGIVEESMLSARTVRYALERLEEVGVVDEDVYFADARQNLYELNTEDVEQAEQAISD; this comes from the coding sequence ATGTCTGAGACCGATGGGGAGGCCATCTCCGATCTGCCGCCGAGTGCGAAACTCGTCTTCAAGGTACTGGAGTACAAGGGGCCGCTGACACAGAAGGGGATCGTCGAGGAGTCGATGCTCTCGGCGCGGACGGTGCGGTACGCGCTCGAACGACTCGAAGAGGTGGGGGTCGTCGACGAGGACGTCTACTTCGCCGACGCGCGACAGAACCTCTACGAACTGAACACCGAGGACGTCGAACAGGCCGAACAGGCAATCTCCGACTGA